Proteins encoded within one genomic window of Polynucleobacter duraquae:
- a CDS encoding radical SAM protein, producing the protein MKSYAPHQIVKSCSRIESGLRLAHDGVRACTFSTGAVEAPNYWGPDEIPLNLTKQMIVDKRRALFERLNDPNDNDFLCRKCTHWVEKEYKEIRFDQLEFVNVAHFSACNLRCNYCGFTKNNDFKKEKYSALNILKHFDAKDVTFEASVDFNAGEPTLMKDLDEHLIFFRENKMRVRLYSNGIIFSQAVYDAVKDGTITWLIISVDAGTPSTYFKTKKSNC; encoded by the coding sequence ATGAAAAGCTATGCACCCCATCAGATTGTTAAGTCTTGCTCAAGAATAGAAAGTGGGCTTAGATTGGCTCATGATGGTGTCAGAGCTTGCACATTCTCAACTGGTGCTGTAGAGGCTCCGAATTACTGGGGGCCAGATGAAATACCTCTAAACTTAACAAAGCAGATGATAGTTGATAAAAGAAGGGCCCTGTTTGAAAGGTTAAATGATCCAAATGACAATGATTTTCTTTGTAGAAAATGTACTCATTGGGTTGAAAAAGAATATAAAGAGATTCGCTTTGATCAATTAGAATTTGTAAATGTCGCCCACTTCTCAGCATGTAATTTAAGATGTAATTATTGTGGCTTTACTAAAAATAATGACTTCAAGAAAGAAAAATATAGTGCATTAAATATATTGAAGCATTTTGATGCCAAGGATGTCACATTCGAAGCTTCTGTTGATTTTAATGCCGGAGAGCCGACGTTAATGAAGGACTTGGATGAGCATTTAATTTTTTTTAGAGAAAATAAAATGCGGGTTCGTTTATATAGTAACGGTATTATATTTTCTCAAGCAGTTTATGATGCAGTAAAGGATGGAACAATCACTTGGCTAATTATTTCTGTTGATGCTGGCACCCCGTCGACATACTTTAAAACTAAAAAAAGTAATTGTTAA
- a CDS encoding amino acid ABC transporter substrate-binding protein: MKSKKIGTNYLIAATLLLSAANTLAASQTMDKIKASGAVTMGVRESSIPMSYTIGDSRFDGYHVEVCRMILADIKANLGLSTLRINYQPVTSQNRVPLVQNGTVDIECGTTTNNTARAKDVGFANTLYVEEVRIAVKANSGITSISQLAGKKIATTTGTTSVQLLRKHEKANGVNFDEVFGKDHADSFLLLESGRADAFVMDGSILAGNIANSKNPKDYKIVGEVLATEPIAIMVPKNDPEFKAAVNTAIAKIVANGNMPKLWNKWFLAPIPPKNSVVGLELSPATKNAWANLNDRPAEDYNKK; this comes from the coding sequence ATGAAAAGCAAAAAAATCGGTACCAACTATTTAATCGCTGCAACATTATTGTTGAGCGCTGCAAATACCCTTGCTGCAAGCCAGACGATGGATAAAATTAAAGCTTCTGGAGCGGTCACTATGGGTGTTCGTGAATCCTCTATTCCAATGTCATACACCATTGGTGACAGCCGCTTTGATGGCTATCACGTTGAGGTATGTCGCATGATTTTGGCTGATATAAAAGCCAATCTTGGTCTAAGCACTTTGCGCATTAACTATCAACCTGTTACATCTCAAAACCGTGTACCTTTGGTCCAGAACGGCACAGTGGATATTGAGTGCGGAACAACGACTAACAATACTGCGCGCGCTAAGGATGTGGGTTTTGCAAACACACTTTACGTAGAAGAGGTTCGGATTGCAGTAAAAGCAAACTCTGGTATCACCTCAATCTCACAGCTAGCCGGTAAAAAAATTGCTACAACTACAGGCACTACTTCCGTGCAGTTATTGCGTAAACACGAAAAAGCCAATGGCGTCAATTTTGACGAGGTATTTGGTAAAGATCATGCTGATAGTTTCTTATTGCTAGAGTCCGGTCGTGCAGATGCTTTCGTAATGGATGGCTCAATCCTGGCTGGCAACATTGCTAATTCCAAGAATCCAAAGGACTACAAGATTGTTGGTGAGGTTCTAGCAACTGAGCCTATCGCCATTATGGTTCCTAAAAATGATCCAGAATTTAAGGCCGCTGTGAATACTGCGATTGCCAAGATTGTGGCTAACGGTAATATGCCTAAGCTTTGGAATAAATGGTTTTTAGCTCCAATTCCACCAAAGAATAGTGTTGTAGGTCTTGAGTTGTCTCCAGCAACCAAAAATGCTTGGGCTAATCTCAACGACAGGCCTGCTGAAGACTACAACAAAAAATAA
- a CDS encoding HNH endonuclease: MTGRIKKKLILSELSNLPGPQPELLICPLCNRVIPKSQRDEHHLIPKSHGGRQTAVLHRICHRQIHAVLTETELARQYNSVEQLKLQTDMADFIKWVRLKPDEFFERVRKSKRLRS, encoded by the coding sequence ATGACAGGACGCATCAAGAAAAAACTGATTCTGTCTGAGTTAAGTAACTTACCAGGTCCACAACCTGAATTATTGATTTGCCCACTTTGCAACAGAGTCATCCCAAAATCTCAACGAGATGAGCACCACCTTATTCCGAAGTCCCATGGGGGCCGTCAAACTGCGGTATTACATCGTATTTGCCATCGACAGATCCATGCTGTCCTCACCGAAACTGAGCTAGCGCGTCAATACAACTCCGTCGAACAACTCAAGCTACAAACCGACATGGCAGATTTTATAAAGTGGGTTCGTTTGAAGCCCGATGAGTTTTTTGAACGGGTCCGTAAGAGTAAAAGACTGCGGTCTTAA
- a CDS encoding class I SAM-dependent methyltransferase, translating into MIKKSNSCRVCDGSLSASPLLRYENSPRSAQGFLDASEECDDLVNLEIFQCTYCGLVQHNLAPVPYYKEVIRAIAFSKEMGEFRVDQLHHWIKQNLLENKKILEVGCGRGEYIDLLISAGATKVAGIEYAQTSVIAAREKYPQIYKGYLDLDFELPSDFKFDAFTIFSFLEHWPNPNKGLRIIHSALSEGAVGLVEVPNFELILNKGLYSEFTTDHIFYFDRKSITFILEKNGFEVISVESVWNDYILSAKVRKRPLLDVTNFLNIQEKIKSQLTTFLGHHGNRDVAIWGAGHQSLAVIAMSGVANQIKYIVDSAPFKQGKFTPATHLLIVGPEHLIAHPPKAIIVMAAGYSNEVIRIILEKYSFIAHIAVLREDNLEIVR; encoded by the coding sequence TTGATTAAAAAATCAAATTCTTGTAGGGTCTGTGACGGATCCTTATCCGCATCACCGTTACTAAGGTATGAGAATTCGCCAAGATCAGCACAAGGATTTTTAGATGCTAGTGAAGAGTGTGATGACTTGGTCAATTTAGAAATATTTCAATGCACGTATTGTGGCCTTGTGCAACATAACTTGGCACCAGTTCCCTATTACAAGGAGGTAATACGCGCTATTGCCTTTTCAAAGGAGATGGGTGAATTTCGTGTTGATCAACTTCATCATTGGATTAAGCAAAACCTTCTAGAGAATAAAAAGATTCTAGAGGTTGGGTGTGGCAGGGGAGAATATATTGATTTGCTGATCAGTGCGGGCGCTACAAAAGTTGCCGGAATTGAGTATGCCCAAACGAGCGTTATAGCGGCTAGGGAAAAATATCCTCAAATCTATAAAGGGTATTTAGATTTGGATTTTGAATTACCAAGTGACTTTAAATTTGATGCATTTACTATTTTTAGTTTCTTGGAGCATTGGCCTAACCCAAATAAAGGGTTGAGAATAATTCATTCAGCTTTATCTGAGGGCGCAGTTGGATTGGTTGAGGTTCCTAATTTTGAATTAATTCTTAACAAGGGCCTGTATTCCGAATTCACAACAGATCACATTTTTTATTTTGATAGAAAGTCAATTACTTTCATTCTTGAAAAAAATGGATTCGAAGTTATCTCAGTTGAGTCGGTTTGGAATGACTATATATTGTCTGCAAAGGTGCGAAAAAGACCATTGCTAGATGTTACAAATTTCTTAAATATACAGGAAAAGATCAAATCTCAATTAACTACGTTCTTAGGTCATCATGGTAACCGCGACGTAGCTATATGGGGTGCTGGCCACCAGTCCTTAGCGGTCATTGCAATGTCTGGGGTGGCTAATCAAATTAAATATATTGTTGATTCTGCTCCATTTAAGCAAGGTAAATTTACTCCCGCTACACATCTTCTAATTGTTGGTCCGGAGCACTTAATTGCCCATCCCCCCAAGGCTATTATCGTAATGGCTGCTGGATATTCGAATGAGGTTATTCGAATAATTTTGGAGAAATATTCATTCATTGCGCATATTGCAGTTCTGAGGGAAGACAATCTGGAGATTGTGCGATGA
- a CDS encoding radical SAM/SPASM domain-containing protein produces the protein MSSALQILADHEALSLVEKNKRKDQSQKRPRVHQKIQSYFKNMLDGDISPILRLKINRSLCNFSCAHCCEEPYMTRDLKKRTGMPDPRPQMSLDDYKELSRQADDYGLFRFVLTGGEALIDKNLDKLIEVLDPMKHLIILDTNGWTFDDEKAKWFAGLGGYKAQISLDSFIEAEHDQFRSKKGSYKRVMRALEASKKADLELLISTCIIKDRVFTQEFEDLCSFCKEGDIPLYVTLAKPVGTMREQDTWVCTKKDVDQLKYLEDKYNVFTHMTPSYGQPGRCITVKGINTVNHDGEIIPCPYMDLSIGNVTKEPLFEILERGMMNSWLGPYRDECIIGEHKDFIQFHNQSVHDYLDISPLLPVPYEHGFGRTKTISK, from the coding sequence ATGAGTAGTGCACTTCAAATCTTGGCTGACCATGAGGCACTATCTTTGGTTGAAAAAAATAAGCGCAAGGATCAAAGTCAAAAACGTCCAAGAGTTCATCAAAAGATTCAGAGTTATTTTAAAAATATGCTTGATGGAGACATTAGCCCAATTTTAAGATTAAAGATTAATCGCTCACTATGTAACTTTAGTTGCGCCCACTGCTGCGAAGAGCCCTATATGACGCGAGACTTAAAAAAACGTACCGGTATGCCAGATCCTCGCCCACAAATGTCATTGGATGACTATAAAGAGCTCTCAAGACAGGCTGATGATTATGGATTATTTAGATTTGTTCTTACGGGTGGGGAGGCTTTAATTGATAAAAATTTGGATAAATTGATTGAGGTACTCGATCCGATGAAACACTTGATCATTCTTGATACAAATGGCTGGACTTTTGACGACGAGAAGGCAAAGTGGTTTGCAGGTCTAGGTGGTTATAAAGCCCAAATTTCACTGGATAGTTTTATTGAGGCAGAGCATGATCAGTTTAGGAGTAAAAAAGGTTCCTATAAGAGAGTGATGCGAGCACTAGAAGCATCAAAAAAAGCCGACTTGGAATTGCTTATTTCAACTTGCATAATCAAGGATAGAGTCTTTACACAAGAATTTGAAGACTTATGCAGCTTTTGCAAGGAGGGTGACATACCTCTGTATGTAACCCTTGCAAAACCCGTTGGAACAATGAGAGAGCAAGATACTTGGGTATGCACTAAAAAAGATGTGGACCAATTAAAGTATTTGGAAGATAAATATAATGTTTTTACTCACATGACTCCATCCTATGGTCAGCCAGGGCGCTGTATAACCGTGAAAGGCATTAATACCGTCAATCACGATGGCGAAATTATTCCTTGCCCATATATGGATCTTTCAATTGGCAATGTTACTAAAGAGCCTCTGTTCGAAATTCTCGAGAGGGGGATGATGAATAGCTGGCTGGGACCGTATCGCGATGAGTGCATCATCGGTGAGCATAAAGACTTTATTCAATTCCACAATCAATCGGTACATGATTATTTGGATATTAGTCCGCTATTACCTGTGCCATATGAGCATGGTTTTGGGCGAACAAAAACCATATCTAAATAA
- a CDS encoding cryptochrome/deoxyribodipyrimidine photo-lyase family protein — protein MSYQLVWFKRDLRCEDHDALVEAIKRGPIRCIYVIEPRLWLQPDVSLQHFEFIQESLQDLDAQLRLRGGSLEIHEGELIEVLTKIWQANPFKGIHSHEETGNGFTYVRDRELGHWCRSHAIQWGEYPQFGVTRGLKNRNVWQANWQRHMEAPLHELSQIHFWKAPLASTLILNSSASHLTPSTMQAPQHLRHNPPRRQHGGRSVALKTLNSFLKQRSMQYRGGISSPLSAPDACSRLSVYLSYGCLSIREVVQATNEELLQTPPQASRKISGLSAFMSRLYWHCHFIQKLESEPEIEWQNMHRGYDGLRENEFNQDYFNALKDAKTGWPMVDACVTMLRETGWLNFRMRAMLVSVAAYPLWLHWRPVGEWLATQFLDYEPGIHWSQLQMQSGTTGINVTRVYNPIKQAQDQDPKGIFVKKWLPYMRQIPDTWIFEPWMMPQEVQKSIELYTGKEIPEPVVEIAIATKQSKDRLYARRNLSEVRAGKKSVVDKHASRAKRKECDSSKAKGGNTSPQFTFEF, from the coding sequence ATGAGTTATCAACTGGTCTGGTTTAAGCGTGACTTGCGCTGTGAGGACCACGACGCCCTTGTCGAAGCTATAAAGCGTGGACCTATTCGGTGCATTTACGTCATTGAGCCAAGACTTTGGCTACAACCAGATGTCTCCCTACAACATTTTGAGTTCATTCAAGAATCCCTTCAAGACCTAGATGCCCAACTGCGTTTACGTGGTGGTTCTTTAGAGATCCATGAGGGTGAACTGATCGAGGTGCTTACTAAAATTTGGCAAGCCAATCCTTTTAAAGGCATTCATTCTCATGAAGAAACTGGAAATGGATTTACTTACGTCAGAGATCGAGAGCTTGGTCACTGGTGCAGGTCTCACGCCATTCAATGGGGTGAATATCCCCAGTTTGGTGTGACTAGGGGGCTTAAAAACCGTAATGTATGGCAAGCCAATTGGCAAAGACACATGGAAGCACCCTTACATGAACTTTCACAGATTCATTTTTGGAAAGCCCCTCTTGCAAGCACCTTAATACTGAATTCAAGTGCATCTCATTTAACGCCCTCAACGATGCAGGCGCCTCAGCACTTGCGCCATAACCCTCCCCGCAGACAACACGGAGGAAGGTCTGTTGCACTCAAAACACTCAATAGTTTTTTAAAGCAACGAAGCATGCAGTACCGCGGCGGGATTTCTTCACCCCTATCTGCGCCAGATGCTTGCTCCCGCTTATCGGTATATCTGAGCTATGGGTGCCTTAGCATTAGAGAAGTAGTCCAAGCTACAAATGAAGAATTACTTCAAACTCCGCCTCAAGCTAGTCGAAAAATATCGGGTCTGAGTGCCTTCATGAGTCGCTTATATTGGCATTGTCATTTCATTCAAAAGCTGGAGAGTGAACCTGAAATCGAATGGCAAAACATGCACCGTGGCTATGACGGACTCCGTGAGAATGAATTTAATCAAGATTACTTTAATGCCCTAAAGGACGCTAAGACGGGCTGGCCCATGGTAGACGCCTGCGTCACTATGCTGCGCGAGACGGGATGGCTTAATTTTAGAATGCGTGCAATGCTGGTCTCTGTTGCAGCCTACCCACTTTGGCTGCATTGGAGACCGGTAGGAGAATGGTTAGCCACTCAGTTTTTAGACTATGAGCCAGGCATCCACTGGAGTCAGCTACAAATGCAATCTGGTACAACTGGAATTAATGTGACTCGCGTCTATAACCCCATTAAGCAAGCGCAAGACCAGGACCCAAAAGGCATTTTCGTTAAAAAGTGGCTTCCTTATATGCGTCAGATACCAGATACATGGATATTTGAGCCATGGATGATGCCTCAGGAAGTGCAAAAGAGTATAGAACTTTATACGGGTAAAGAAATCCCAGAACCAGTCGTAGAAATTGCCATTGCCACAAAGCAATCTAAAGATCGTCTATATGCCAGACGTAACTTATCAGAAGTACGGGCTGGTAAAAAATCTGTTGTTGATAAACATGCCTCGCGAGCAAAAAGAAAGGAATGCGACAGCTCTAAGGCTAAAGGGGGAAATACGAGCCCACAATTTACTTTTGAATTTTAG
- a CDS encoding glycosyltransferase family A protein, with protein MALVLLNQTLESAKNYLLKLSPKEHCILIDNASTDKLWDWVSKKAVTQINLTVVRNRKRKNLKFNIKNALRLVKSGETILIKDGLNTVPHKFYNNFLFKSYIELGGFYKNSLVSITLHNYCYGKYLRKCLTSLVEQTYQNIEILFSDNASNDDSWAIACEFAEKYPKKITLTRNNINKGPKANLENCLVHVSGHYRIEMCSDDYLEPNCIERAVKTFKKYPQIGFVMFHRNIVDDQGVISKEKPFYDGSYLIDGVDQAAVYMMAAVNPSVSQIVYDTAKAAKSDSEDSVVSRWWGARIRDFKMCLDYPIAYISEPLLGHRDHPLSDSKSTENSMLEIFGPLLMCHSFVEMSNYHPKVVKKFDQSIEKLATLSLRYASRAIARKDFKLAKRYFHLSRSLSSDIEGLKLFKMLDGLFNEVDVDKKQLIITAILALEGNLTRTKSYLPPKGSRKLMI; from the coding sequence ATGGCCCTGGTACTTTTAAATCAAACCCTAGAAAGTGCAAAAAATTATCTCTTGAAATTGAGCCCTAAAGAGCATTGTATTTTGATTGATAATGCAAGCACTGACAAGCTGTGGGATTGGGTTTCCAAAAAAGCAGTTACACAAATAAATCTAACGGTTGTAAGAAATCGAAAAAGAAAAAATCTTAAATTTAATATTAAAAATGCTCTTAGACTAGTAAAATCGGGTGAGACTATATTAATCAAAGATGGTTTAAATACTGTTCCACATAAATTTTATAATAATTTTCTATTTAAATCGTACATTGAATTAGGTGGATTTTATAAAAATTCCCTTGTCTCTATAACTCTTCATAACTATTGTTATGGAAAATATTTACGAAAATGCTTAACTAGTTTAGTGGAGCAAACTTATCAAAATATAGAAATTCTTTTTTCTGACAATGCTTCTAATGATGACTCATGGGCTATTGCTTGCGAATTTGCTGAAAAGTATCCGAAAAAAATAACATTGACTCGAAATAATATAAATAAAGGCCCCAAAGCAAATTTAGAAAATTGTTTAGTTCATGTGAGTGGGCATTATAGAATTGAGATGTGCTCAGATGATTATTTGGAGCCAAACTGTATTGAAAGGGCCGTTAAAACCTTCAAAAAATATCCTCAAATAGGATTTGTCATGTTTCATCGAAACATCGTAGATGATCAAGGTGTCATTAGCAAGGAGAAGCCTTTTTATGATGGATCATATTTGATTGATGGTGTTGACCAGGCTGCAGTCTATATGATGGCTGCCGTTAATCCAAGCGTTTCTCAAATTGTTTACGATACCGCTAAAGCTGCTAAGTCGGATAGCGAAGATTCTGTTGTTTCGCGTTGGTGGGGCGCGCGAATTAGAGACTTCAAGATGTGCTTGGATTATCCAATAGCCTATATAAGTGAGCCTCTTCTCGGTCATAGGGATCATCCGTTAAGTGACTCAAAAAGCACTGAAAATAGTATGCTAGAAATTTTTGGGCCTCTACTTATGTGTCATAGTTTTGTTGAAATGTCTAACTATCATCCAAAAGTGGTCAAAAAATTTGATCAATCAATTGAAAAGCTTGCGACTTTATCATTAAGATACGCTAGTAGGGCTATAGCTAGAAAAGATTTTAAGTTAGCAAAACGTTATTTCCATCTTTCTCGCTCTCTCTCTTCTGATATAGAGGGGTTAAAGCTATTTAAAATGCTTGATGGTCTCTTTAATGAGGTGGACGTGGATAAAAAGCAATTAATAATTACAGCAATTCTTGCATTAGAAGGAAATTTAACTAGGACAAAATCATATTTACCTCCTAAAGGAAGTCGTAAGCTAATGATTTGA
- a CDS encoding DUF4149 domain-containing protein has protein sequence MIETVLHTSALLSSSLLFGGMLLFSASFAAFLFKSLPPEDARALIRKAFPSFYIFVAITSLIAALLAITSSLFSASILALIFLTTIPTRQILMPAINAATDAKLKQRFLMLHGLSVVITLAYIIAVGFVIVDLAAQ, from the coding sequence TTGATTGAAACCGTTCTCCACACATCTGCCTTACTAAGCTCCTCCTTACTATTTGGAGGCATGCTGTTATTTTCTGCAAGCTTTGCCGCATTTTTATTCAAATCTTTACCACCTGAAGATGCTCGTGCATTAATACGCAAGGCCTTCCCTTCTTTTTATATATTTGTTGCTATCACATCACTCATTGCAGCGTTACTAGCTATAACGAGCAGTTTATTTAGCGCTAGCATTTTGGCGCTCATTTTTCTAACTACTATTCCTACCCGTCAAATCCTAATGCCCGCAATCAATGCAGCTACGGATGCAAAACTGAAGCAGCGTTTTTTAATGCTACATGGTTTATCTGTTGTTATTACCTTGGCATATATCATCGCAGTTGGATTTGTGATTGTTGATTTAGCAGCCCAATAA
- a CDS encoding NUDIX domain-containing protein has protein sequence MSEELKFHLEKVLEHVKNAKEGLPTDVFYFVSQLTPLINVDLLIKNKKGQVLLTWRDDRFYGPAWHIPGGIIRFKEKIEHRIEQVAQLELGAMVNFATEPIHIRGLINSERDVRGHFISMLYLCELSSDPIKEKAYSNGEPKQGQWSWHDKAPENLLKVHESFRKFIDDTPPL, from the coding sequence ATGAGTGAAGAATTAAAATTTCACTTAGAGAAAGTACTTGAACATGTAAAGAATGCCAAGGAAGGCTTGCCGACTGATGTCTTTTATTTTGTAAGTCAACTTACGCCACTTATTAATGTTGACCTTCTAATTAAAAATAAGAAGGGTCAGGTTCTGTTAACTTGGCGTGATGATCGCTTTTATGGCCCTGCATGGCATATTCCTGGAGGTATTATTCGCTTTAAGGAAAAAATTGAGCATAGGATTGAACAGGTTGCACAGTTGGAGTTAGGTGCAATGGTCAATTTTGCTACTGAGCCTATTCATATTCGTGGCTTAATTAATTCTGAAAGAGATGTGCGCGGCCACTTTATTTCAATGCTGTATTTGTGTGAACTTAGTAGTGATCCAATTAAGGAAAAAGCCTACTCCAATGGTGAGCCCAAGCAGGGTCAATGGTCATGGCATGATAAAGCGCCAGAAAATTTATTGAAAGTGCACGAATCTTTTAGAAAATTTATAGACGATACACCACCCCTCTGA
- a CDS encoding NAD-dependent epimerase/dehydratase family protein, translating into MMLHLSDYDISADIADAISRLGEDIQLFNNKSILITGGTGFFGRWLLQILCSLILEKKFKIDIYVLSRNPEKFLEANAEYSFDRLVNFISGDVINFELPNIKTDYLIHMATTAASETFDGEDQLQKLDLLYRGTRNTLEQAVRSGVKKVLFTSSGVAYGPSNDTFFTEEMLQAPKTTMVSSALGEGKRLAEYLIGYYALKGGFEYSIARCFSFFGPFLPLDIHYAIGNFVNDAITKDVITVKGGGQELRSYLYIGDAWVWLLKLLLHGDNEIYNVGSSKSISIGDLAFLVRNTLAAEKRVEFLGLTHEVGNFSRNTYIPNTDKICNKYGLREWTTLSQGIKKMASL; encoded by the coding sequence ATGATGCTCCACCTCTCTGACTATGACATCAGCGCCGATATTGCTGATGCTATTTCTCGTTTGGGCGAAGATATTCAGTTATTCAACAATAAGTCAATATTGATTACCGGGGGCACTGGTTTTTTTGGGCGCTGGCTGCTTCAAATTCTATGCTCCTTGATATTAGAAAAAAAATTCAAAATAGATATATATGTACTGAGTCGCAATCCAGAAAAATTTTTAGAAGCAAATGCCGAGTACTCATTCGATCGGCTTGTTAATTTTATTTCAGGGGATGTGATAAATTTTGAATTGCCAAATATTAAGACTGACTACTTAATTCATATGGCAACTACAGCAGCATCCGAAACCTTTGACGGAGAAGATCAGTTACAAAAGCTAGATCTTTTGTACAGGGGCACAAGAAACACTCTAGAGCAGGCAGTTCGATCTGGGGTAAAAAAAGTATTATTTACGTCGTCTGGTGTTGCTTATGGCCCATCAAATGACACTTTTTTTACTGAAGAAATGCTTCAGGCTCCCAAGACAACCATGGTTTCTTCTGCATTGGGCGAAGGAAAAAGGTTGGCAGAATATCTAATTGGATACTACGCACTCAAAGGTGGTTTTGAGTATTCAATTGCTCGATGCTTTTCTTTTTTTGGCCCATTTTTGCCCTTGGATATCCACTATGCAATTGGTAATTTTGTAAATGATGCAATAACCAAGGATGTAATTACCGTAAAAGGGGGAGGTCAAGAATTACGCTCTTATCTTTATATAGGTGATGCTTGGGTTTGGCTTTTAAAATTACTACTCCATGGAGATAACGAAATTTATAACGTGGGATCATCAAAATCTATTTCTATTGGGGATCTGGCTTTCCTAGTTCGGAATACCCTGGCAGCGGAAAAGAGGGTGGAATTTTTGGGGCTGACCCATGAAGTAGGAAACTTTAGTCGTAATACCTATATCCCAAATACTGATAAGATTTGTAATAAATATGGATTACGTGAGTGGACGACATTGAGCCAAGGTATTAAAAAGATGGCAAGTTTATGA